The proteins below come from a single Roseiflexus sp. RS-1 genomic window:
- the tyrS gene encoding tyrosine--tRNA ligase yields the protein MTTILDELRWRGLLYESSDGLDELLTRERVTLYIGFDPSADSLHIGHLLPLLTLARFQRWGHTPIALAGGGTGLIGDPSGKTQERPLLSKEQVAANVEAIKGQLAQFLDFNAGDHSALLLNNADWLTRLSLMDFLRDVGKHLTVNYMLAKDSVRSRMTSETGISFTEFSYMLLQAYDFAYLFEHYGCKLQAGGSDQWGNITAGIELIRRTLGQKAYGLVYPLVTKADGTKFGKTESGAVWLDPKRTSPYRFYQFWYNVDDADVGKYLRYFTWLSADEIEELERITASQPERRTAQQRLAREVTRMVHGETALARAEEASQALFGGSLARLSAGDVIDIFEDVPSTTLPRQDFEGDGFPLIDVLLRCGIATSKSDARRTIEGGGIYVNNIQCPDVGRRLTLNDSIDGQFIVLRKGRKQYHLVKVG from the coding sequence ATGACCACAATCCTTGACGAACTACGCTGGCGCGGGTTGCTGTACGAAAGCAGCGATGGTCTTGACGAACTGCTGACGCGGGAGCGCGTCACGCTCTACATCGGTTTCGATCCCAGCGCCGATAGCCTGCACATCGGGCACCTGCTGCCGCTGCTGACGCTGGCGCGCTTCCAGCGTTGGGGGCACACGCCCATTGCGCTGGCTGGCGGCGGCACCGGGCTGATCGGCGATCCGAGCGGCAAAACGCAGGAACGCCCCCTCCTCAGCAAAGAACAGGTTGCTGCGAACGTCGAAGCCATCAAAGGTCAACTCGCGCAATTCCTCGACTTCAACGCCGGTGATCACTCCGCTCTGCTGCTCAACAATGCCGACTGGTTGACGCGCCTGTCGTTGATGGATTTTTTGCGCGACGTCGGCAAACACCTGACGGTCAACTACATGCTGGCGAAGGACTCGGTGCGCTCGCGGATGACGAGCGAAACCGGCATTTCGTTCACCGAGTTCAGTTATATGCTGCTTCAGGCGTATGATTTCGCCTACCTCTTCGAGCACTACGGCTGCAAACTCCAGGCAGGCGGCAGCGATCAGTGGGGGAATATCACCGCTGGCATCGAACTGATCCGCCGCACCCTCGGTCAGAAGGCGTATGGTCTGGTGTACCCGCTGGTGACCAAAGCCGACGGCACCAAATTCGGCAAGACCGAATCGGGCGCCGTGTGGCTCGATCCGAAGCGCACATCGCCCTATCGCTTCTACCAGTTCTGGTATAACGTCGATGATGCGGATGTCGGGAAGTATCTGCGGTACTTCACCTGGTTGAGCGCCGATGAAATCGAGGAACTGGAGCGGATCACGGCGAGCCAGCCGGAGCGCCGCACGGCGCAACAGCGCCTGGCGCGTGAAGTGACGCGCATGGTGCACGGCGAAACGGCGCTGGCGCGCGCCGAAGAAGCGTCGCAGGCGCTGTTCGGCGGGTCACTGGCACGCCTTAGCGCCGGTGATGTGATCGACATATTCGAGGACGTGCCATCAACCACACTCCCGCGCCAGGACTTCGAGGGTGACGGCTTCCCCCTGATTGATGTGTTGCTGCGCTGCGGCATCGCCACATCGAAGAGCGATGCACGTCGCACGATTGAGGGTGGCGGTATTTATGTCAATAACATCCAGTGCCCCGATGTCGGGCGGCGCCTGACACTGAACGACAGCATCGACGGGCAGTTCATCGTGCTGCGCAAAGGACGCAAACAGTACCATCTGGTGAAGGTCGGGTGA
- a CDS encoding ParA family protein — translation MTTFDQIVPALTEMLRDQREALSRIGPLIVNRDLNGRVRLIVNEEVQSNPELMKHIRALTRQMAERLGRHTFPSDQAVLFDAHIDAIREELPGFTLEGLDNIWVVDRLVTESNWAAISPVAGGAPRVVFFSLKGGVGRSTAMAVSAWALAQEGYRVLALDLDLESPGLSSALLPEHRHPEYGITDWLVEDLVDNGGAVFEGMVAISPLSRDGDIYVVPAHGKDPGEYIPKLGRVWMPRVDPKGRREIWSLRLRRLIDNLERRYHPDVILIDSRAGIDEAASACITDLGAHLALLFAVDSEQTWSGYRILFRHWRIAGVARTIRERLQVVGAMVPESNRVAYLERFRERAWFLFVEDLYDQVLPEAEPMGPWSFDLADENAPHTPWVIRWHPEWMAIRSLHDHVSAIDAAGVDLIFGHLIDNLRVFISSQNQS, via the coding sequence ATGACGACCTTTGACCAGATTGTGCCAGCGCTCACTGAGATGCTACGCGATCAACGCGAAGCGCTCTCCAGGATCGGCCCGTTGATCGTCAATCGCGATCTCAATGGTCGCGTGCGATTAATTGTGAACGAAGAGGTGCAATCGAACCCCGAATTGATGAAACACATACGCGCGTTGACCCGTCAGATGGCGGAACGCCTTGGTCGCCACACCTTTCCGTCGGATCAAGCGGTGCTCTTTGATGCACATATCGATGCGATTCGTGAAGAGTTGCCGGGATTCACGCTCGAAGGGCTGGACAACATCTGGGTTGTTGATCGGCTTGTGACCGAAAGTAACTGGGCTGCCATTTCACCGGTAGCAGGGGGTGCGCCGCGCGTGGTCTTTTTTTCCCTCAAGGGCGGGGTTGGACGCTCGACAGCCATGGCGGTATCAGCCTGGGCGCTCGCCCAGGAAGGATATCGTGTCCTGGCGCTTGATCTCGATCTTGAGTCGCCGGGTCTCTCGTCGGCGCTGCTGCCTGAACATCGCCATCCAGAGTACGGCATCACCGATTGGTTGGTCGAAGATCTGGTGGATAACGGCGGAGCGGTGTTTGAAGGGATGGTAGCGATCAGTCCTTTATCACGTGACGGCGACATTTATGTCGTACCGGCGCACGGTAAAGATCCAGGTGAATACATTCCAAAACTTGGCCGCGTCTGGATGCCCAGGGTCGATCCCAAGGGCCGGCGTGAGATCTGGTCGCTGCGCCTCCGGCGTTTGATCGATAATCTGGAGCGGCGCTACCATCCAGATGTTATCCTGATCGACTCGCGCGCTGGCATCGATGAGGCGGCATCAGCCTGTATCACCGATCTTGGCGCTCATCTGGCGCTTCTCTTTGCAGTCGATAGTGAACAAACGTGGTCAGGCTATCGTATTCTGTTTCGTCACTGGCGAATTGCCGGAGTTGCGCGTACCATCCGTGAACGGTTACAGGTCGTCGGTGCGATGGTTCCTGAGAGCAATCGCGTAGCGTATCTCGAACGGTTCCGCGAACGCGCCTGGTTTCTCTTTGTCGAAGATCTCTATGATCAGGTTTTACCCGAAGCCGAGCCAATGGGACCCTGGAGTTTCGATCTGGCCGACGAAAACGCCCCCCATACTCCCTGGGTGATTCGCTGGCATCCTGAGTGGATGGCAATCCGTTCGCTGCACGATCACGTGTCAGCCATCGACGCAGCAGGAGTCGATCTGATCTTCGGACACCTTATTGACAATCTGCGGGTGTTTATCAGTAGCCAGAATCAGTCATGA
- a CDS encoding aminoacyl-tRNA deacylase gives MTCLERLSAYLRENCVSYTIRHHPAAYTAFAIAASEHIPPHTFAKVVMVFIDGRMAMLVVPADTRADLARLAGVIGAHEICLADEREFAPLFPDCEPGAMPPFGNLYGLPVYLDRDLAECETIMFQAGTHQDAISMRSEDFIRLARPFIASFERDTRMLAGHF, from the coding sequence ATGACGTGTCTCGAACGCCTGAGCGCGTATCTGCGCGAGAACTGCGTTTCGTACACGATCCGCCATCATCCTGCCGCGTATACCGCTTTCGCCATCGCAGCCAGCGAACACATTCCGCCGCATACCTTCGCCAAGGTCGTCATGGTCTTCATTGACGGACGGATGGCGATGCTTGTCGTGCCTGCCGATACTCGCGCCGATCTGGCGCGTCTTGCCGGTGTGATCGGCGCGCATGAGATCTGTCTGGCGGATGAACGCGAATTTGCGCCGCTCTTTCCCGATTGCGAACCCGGCGCAATGCCGCCGTTCGGCAACCTGTACGGTCTGCCGGTGTATCTTGATCGCGATCTTGCTGAATGCGAAACGATCATGTTCCAGGCTGGCACACACCAGGATGCAATCAGTATGCGGAGTGAGGACTTCATCCGGCTCGCGCGTCCGTTTATCGCATCGTTTGAGCGCGATACACGTATGCTGGCGGGTCATTTCTGA
- a CDS encoding dodecin family protein, which produces MSESVYKVIELVGTSPESWEKAAANAIETASRHLQDLRVGEVVQMDIHLEDGKNLVYRTKLRLSFKYHEDL; this is translated from the coding sequence ATGTCTGAGAGTGTGTACAAGGTCATCGAACTGGTCGGCACAAGCCCTGAGTCGTGGGAAAAGGCGGCGGCGAATGCTATCGAGACTGCTTCGCGCCATCTGCAAGATCTGCGGGTGGGTGAGGTGGTTCAGATGGACATTCATCTGGAGGATGGCAAGAATCTTGTCTATCGCACCAAACTGAGATTGTCGTTCAAGTATCACGAGGATCTCTGA
- a CDS encoding DUF4032 domain-containing protein yields MSPLNTFSQNEGLHQFEEARRKAFIAGIFDTLLRQSGNMLSLDEVRARLKVRGQRFLGLQTVPVDRIIGSEGRYLDFDRRFLPRSGKLKRRWAKIHALARQMATLPPVDLYKIGDAYFVRDGNHRVSVARQIGQKEIDAYVTELLVDVPLGPDDSVCDLLLKEEYSDFLEWTELHLLRPDQRIEFSEPGGYLDLVQHINAHRYFMGLEQQREISRAEAVADWYDTVYMPVVQAIRQHRALDYFPGRTEADLYRWIAAHRWTLLEQTGSDPGPERATRHYLDHYLRTHPLDALHAIVHNLMGRLSRTHESH; encoded by the coding sequence GTGAGTCCACTGAACACATTTTCCCAAAACGAAGGATTGCATCAGTTCGAAGAGGCGCGTCGTAAGGCGTTCATTGCCGGTATTTTTGATACATTACTCCGACAATCGGGCAACATGTTATCACTCGACGAAGTGCGCGCCCGCCTGAAGGTGCGTGGTCAGCGTTTCCTGGGATTACAGACCGTTCCTGTTGATCGAATTATCGGTAGCGAAGGACGTTATCTCGATTTTGATCGGCGTTTTTTGCCGCGTTCCGGCAAACTCAAGCGACGTTGGGCGAAAATCCACGCACTTGCCCGGCAGATGGCGACGCTTCCGCCGGTCGATCTGTACAAGATCGGCGATGCCTATTTTGTGCGCGATGGCAATCATCGTGTGTCGGTTGCACGGCAGATCGGGCAGAAGGAGATCGATGCGTATGTGACCGAGTTGCTGGTTGATGTCCCGCTTGGACCGGACGACTCGGTGTGCGATCTGTTGCTCAAGGAGGAATACAGCGATTTTCTGGAGTGGACGGAACTGCACCTGCTTCGTCCCGATCAACGCATCGAGTTCAGCGAACCGGGCGGGTATCTTGATCTGGTGCAGCATATCAACGCGCATCGCTACTTTATGGGTCTGGAACAGCAGCGCGAGATTTCACGGGCAGAAGCTGTCGCCGACTGGTACGATACAGTGTATATGCCGGTGGTGCAGGCTATTCGTCAGCACCGGGCGCTGGACTATTTTCCAGGGCGTACCGAAGCCGATCTGTACCGCTGGATCGCTGCGCATCGCTGGACGCTTCTTGAGCAGACCGGGAGTGATCCGGGACCAGAACGGGCCACGCGCCACTATCTCGATCATTATCTGCGCACCCACCCGCTCGATGCGCTGCACGCCATCGTTCATAATCTTATGGGTCGTCTGAGTAGAACGCATGAATCCCACTGA
- a CDS encoding L-lactate permease, which yields MSLGLQALLAFSPILIAAVLLVGLRWPARRAMPVVYVIAVLIALFAWQVSPLRVIASTIQGLFITLDILLIIFGAILLLNTLKHSGAVTVIRNGFSRISDDRRVQAIIIGWLFGSFIEGASGFGTPAAIAAPLMVALGFPAMAAVMIGMMVQSTPVTFGAVGTPILVGVRGGLETPELSAQLAAVGLTFSDYLRLITVRAAVIHGITGTLMPLLMVVMMTRFFGKNKSWTEGLSMAPFAIFSGLAFTVPYTLTGILLGPEFPSLLGALVGLAIVVAAARRRFLLPKDTWDFAPASEWQPEWLGRIEMKLDDLTGKKTMSTWLAWTPYLLVALFLVLTRLPQLPIGSTLRSVLKIEWSNIFDTGITASTTPLYLPASILITVVLITFFIHRMSRSELQAAISDSSKVILGAGFVLIFTVPMVRVYINSGVNALGIASMPISMAEWVAVNVGGIWPLFAPTIGALGAFISGSNTVSNLMFSLFQHGVAERLLISGAAIVALQSVGAAAGNMIAIHNVVAASATVGLLGQEGATLRKTAIPTLYYLLVAGAIGLIAIYGLSISDPLVAEAVRNAASR from the coding sequence ATGAGTCTCGGACTTCAGGCGTTGCTGGCATTCAGTCCAATTCTGATCGCAGCGGTTCTCCTCGTCGGTTTGCGCTGGCCCGCACGGCGGGCGATGCCGGTCGTCTACGTGATTGCTGTCCTGATCGCCCTCTTTGCCTGGCAGGTCTCGCCGCTGCGGGTGATCGCCTCGACCATTCAGGGGTTGTTCATTACGCTTGATATTCTCCTGATCATTTTTGGCGCTATTCTGCTCCTCAACACGCTCAAGCATTCTGGCGCCGTGACGGTTATCCGAAATGGGTTCAGCAGGATCAGCGATGACCGGCGGGTGCAGGCGATCATCATCGGCTGGCTGTTCGGTTCGTTCATCGAAGGGGCGTCGGGATTCGGCACGCCAGCCGCAATTGCTGCGCCGCTGATGGTTGCGCTCGGTTTCCCGGCAATGGCGGCAGTGATGATCGGGATGATGGTGCAGAGCACCCCGGTGACGTTCGGCGCGGTGGGAACTCCAATCCTGGTCGGAGTACGCGGCGGGCTGGAGACGCCTGAATTGAGCGCACAACTTGCCGCAGTCGGGCTGACGTTCAGCGACTATCTGCGCCTCATTACGGTGCGCGCCGCAGTCATTCATGGCATAACCGGCACGCTCATGCCGCTGCTGATGGTCGTGATGATGACCCGTTTCTTTGGCAAGAATAAATCGTGGACGGAAGGATTGTCGATGGCCCCGTTCGCCATATTCAGCGGTCTGGCGTTTACCGTTCCCTACACCCTTACCGGCATCCTGCTGGGTCCGGAGTTTCCGTCACTCCTGGGCGCGCTGGTGGGGCTGGCGATTGTCGTTGCGGCGGCGCGACGCCGGTTTCTGCTGCCGAAGGATACCTGGGATTTTGCACCGGCGAGCGAGTGGCAACCGGAGTGGCTTGGTCGAATTGAGATGAAACTCGATGATCTGACGGGCAAGAAGACGATGAGCACCTGGCTGGCATGGACGCCGTATTTGCTGGTGGCGCTCTTCCTGGTGCTGACCCGTCTGCCGCAACTGCCGATCGGTTCCACGCTGCGATCAGTGCTGAAGATCGAATGGAGCAACATCTTCGACACCGGGATTACGGCCTCGACAACACCGCTCTATCTGCCAGCATCGATCCTGATCACGGTGGTGCTGATCACCTTCTTCATTCACCGGATGAGTCGCAGTGAACTCCAGGCGGCAATCAGCGATTCGAGCAAGGTTATTCTGGGTGCAGGCTTTGTGCTGATCTTCACCGTACCGATGGTGCGCGTCTATATCAATTCGGGGGTCAATGCGCTGGGCATCGCAAGCATGCCGATCAGCATGGCTGAGTGGGTTGCGGTTAATGTGGGCGGTATCTGGCCTCTCTTCGCGCCGACGATCGGCGCGCTCGGAGCGTTCATCTCCGGCAGCAACACTGTCAGCAACCTGATGTTCAGTCTCTTCCAGCACGGTGTCGCCGAGCGCCTGCTGATCTCCGGCGCAGCGATTGTGGCGCTGCAATCGGTGGGTGCGGCGGCTGGCAATATGATCGCCATCCACAATGTGGTTGCCGCCTCGGCAACGGTGGGGCTGCTGGGTCAGGAAGGGGCAACGCTGCGCAAGACGGCGATCCCGACACTCTACTACCTGCTGGTTGCTGGCGCCATCGGGTTGATTGCGATCTACGGCTTGAGTATCAGTGATCCGCTGGTTGCCGAAGCAGTGCGCAACGCTGCTTCAAGGTAG
- a CDS encoding DUF433 domain-containing protein, with protein MHRRVAHCLLFVQVEIYSVIPGEQLECIRVLRVTVGTIIGLLAAGHSIEEVLEDYPYLEEADIRAALHYAAWRVEEIELPLGA; from the coding sequence ATGCACCGCAGAGTCGCGCACTGTCTGCTCTTCGTCCAGGTCGAGATATACAGTGTCATTCCCGGCGAGCAGTTAGAGTGTATTCGTGTCCTGCGCGTGACCGTTGGGACTATCATCGGCTTGTTGGCGGCTGGTCATAGCATAGAGGAGGTTCTCGAGGACTACCCTTACCTGGAAGAAGCCGATATTCGCGCGGCTTTGCACTATGCCGCCTGGCGCGTGGAAGAAATCGAACTCCCTCTGGGTGCATGA
- a CDS encoding metallophosphoesterase, translating into MICLTISDEIVPAIYSLNIKQRFGDVGCVLSCGDLPYYYLEFIVTMLCVPCYYVKGNHDTVEIRENGDVLTEPCGCVSLETTCVVHEGTLIGGLGGSVRYNQEPGPQYTEVEMLTRIWRMAPQLIVNRLRYGRYLDVLLTHAPPLGIHNGPDRPHRGFRAFLFFMDMFAPRYLIHGHVHRSYGVREPWQTRYRRTLVINTAGYRLVSIEISKAVMS; encoded by the coding sequence ATGATCTGCCTGACTATCAGTGATGAGATTGTTCCGGCGATTTACAGCCTGAACATCAAACAGCGCTTCGGCGATGTGGGATGTGTGCTGAGTTGTGGCGATCTTCCCTACTACTACCTGGAGTTCATCGTCACGATGCTGTGTGTGCCGTGCTATTACGTGAAAGGCAATCACGACACGGTTGAAATCCGTGAGAACGGCGATGTGCTGACCGAACCGTGCGGTTGTGTTTCGCTGGAGACCACGTGCGTGGTGCACGAAGGGACGCTGATCGGTGGGTTGGGAGGAAGCGTGCGGTACAATCAGGAACCGGGCCCGCAGTACACCGAGGTTGAAATGTTGACCCGCATCTGGCGCATGGCGCCGCAGTTGATCGTCAACCGGTTGCGCTATGGGCGCTATCTCGATGTGCTGCTGACCCACGCGCCGCCGCTCGGAATCCACAATGGTCCTGATCGTCCGCATCGCGGGTTTCGCGCATTTTTGTTCTTTATGGACATGTTCGCGCCGCGCTATCTCATTCACGGTCATGTGCACCGTTCGTATGGTGTGCGTGAACCGTGGCAGACGCGCTACCGTCGCACACTGGTCATTAACACAGCCGGATATCGTCTGGTATCGATCGAAATATCGAAAGCAGTGATGTCGTGA